The nucleotide window GAATTACAAATTGAGAGGATAGTCCCGCACAAACTCTTTAATCCTATCACACTGCGATACAACATTGCACTTCTGAAGTTGAAACCCCCCCTTGTATTCAACACCTTTGTGGATGAAATTTGCATCCCAGATAATTCCAATGTTGAAGAACATCAGTATGGTATCTGCCACATTACAGGCTATGCAGGGCCCAATGGTAAGTCTGACAATGCAAACTGTGTAATTTTGTTGTAAAAGTAGAGCTGGCCATATAGCCTACTGTAGGGGGCTTGAAATGATGGTCATgggaagagcaggtgtccttaatgttttgtatactcagtgtattaaaaacaaaaatattatAGTGTATAAGTCTTTAACACAAATTACGGTTAACCTATTTGCTCTTTGACAGCAAACACCAGCATTTTACAAGAAGCAGAAGTGAAGAAAATTGGCAATCCCAGGTGTAACATGCCTAACTGGTGGAACTACAAAGTGGCTGGGGACATGTTTTGTATGTCTCATCCCAGTGGCATGGGTGGTCCTGATGGTTGTGAGGTAAACAGAGGCTGATACAACCTGTTACATACCAGACAagagatgtgtcccaaatggcaccccttttgaccagagccctggggTGTGCAccccttttgaccagagccctagggtgtcatttgggacacagacatgtCCTACATTTTGTTTAATCTCTGACATTTTAGATAACATGttagttagacaaaaatataaaagcaaaatATAAAGtgttcttttatttcagctcttgaaACATCTCAGAAATGTCCCATATGCACAAagatctcaaatgttgtgcacacatttgtttacatccctgttagtgagcatttctttaGCCAAGATAAAtcgatccacctgacaggtgtggtatatcaagaagctgataacacaacatgatcattatacaggtgcacattgtgctggggacaacaaaaggcaactctaaaatgttcagttgtcacacaacgcaatgctacagatgtctcaagttgagggactGTGCTATTGGCATGCTGAtggcaagaatgtccaccagagctgttgccagataattgcatttttatttctctaccataagctgcctccgtcGTTTTAAAGAATTAGGCAGTACATCCaaatggcctcacaaccgcagaccacatgtatggcggtttgctgatgtcaacgttgtgaacaaagtgccccatgggggcagtggggttatggtatgggcaggcataagctatggacaacaaacaaaatggcattttattgatggcaaatTGAATGCACagggataccgtgacgagatcctgaggtccattgtcgtgccattcatcctctgCCCTTGCCTCAtgttttcagcatgataatgcacagccccatgccacaaggatctgtacacaattcctggaagctgaaaaatgtcccagttcttccatagcctgcataatcaccagacatgtcacccattgagcatgtttgggatgctctggatcgatgtgtacaacagtgtgttccagttcctgccaatattcagcaactttGCATAACCATTGAAGAGTAGGAGGACAACATTACAcagcaggccacaatcaacagcctgatcaactatgcAAAGGGGATGTCACGCTGCatcaggcaaatggtggtcacaccagatactgactggatttctgatccacgcccctaccttatttttaaaggtacagtatctgtgaccaacagatgcatatcagtattcccagtcatgtgaaatctatagattagggcctcatttatttcaattgactgatttccttatatgaactgtaactcagtaaaatctttgaaattgttgcatttaaatTTTTGTTAATTTATGTTGTAAAAATCCATGTTATGATAATTAATATTCTTCTAAGAAAATCACCTCCTGAAAGAACATGAATCCCAAGTCACAAAGTAGTTATGTTAATTTTAAATGTTTGCTTATCGCTTGTTTTTCCTCAGATGAATCTTGGGGGCCCTGTGAGCTGCTTCATGCCTGCAAACAACCGCTACTACATCTATGGGGTGCGGGTGTATACCAAGGACTGTGGTGTGCCTCGGCGGCCCAACATTTACCTCAAAGTGAGCAAGCATTTCTACTGGATTCAAAGAGAAGTTGGGGACAGCACCCCCCCTATCCTTGCACCAATTCACAGTCGCTCTTTGGCCATGTGTGTGCTTTTTGCTTTCCAGTTTAGCTAAAATGGTGATTTGACAGTTTCCACACCAGTTACATTTGTGACATTCTATTTATTAATTTAATTTGAGAGCAGTCTAAATATTTTTAACTAAACATATGATAATATAAATAAAAGTATGGAGCAAAGGATGTTGAGCTCTGTTAAGCTTTGATATCTCAGAGGACACAAATGAAGGTGACACCCTCCCACACACTTACCAAAAGTCATGCAGAGTAAGGTGATGTACCTCAAGGCATGACTGACTGACTCAGCCCCCCATGGGTAGGACGCCCCTGGTGGCAGGGAGCAGCGCCATAGACACCAGGcttggagaggtgggggggatgAATAGTAGAGACAGTCAAATGTTTGCCATGCAACATCAGGGTAGATGCTACTGTACGTAGTGACTTTTTTGTTGATGCAGATTGTAGAACATTGGGTTGCCTTGTCTTTGATATCTCAGATGACACAAATTAAGTAGACTTTACCCCCCACATACACTCATACCAAAATGTAACTTGCCTGCAAATGTTGTGAAAAGCTGAAGTTAAGCCAAGAGATCTAGAAAACACTCGGACATTCAGCTGAGAAAGATGGCATTTTCCTCTGTAATAATGTGGTAATGCACAATATTTTCATCATCTCTTTTCATT belongs to Salvelinus alpinus chromosome 28, SLU_Salpinus.1, whole genome shotgun sequence and includes:
- the LOC139557762 gene encoding elastase-1 — encoded protein: MNSCAKLFILIAIAGVCVILYLATLEEHVTADLNCGKRPERPSTMLPFDYDDYGGGQFVGGTPIDPSIWPWQVSIMHRPTAADPFQHHCGGAIISQDWILTAAVCVHAPQHRLSSNLIVKAGTTDANHNDANTQELQIERIVPHKLFNPITLRYNIALLKLKPPLVFNTFVDEICIPDNSNVEEHQYGICHITGYAGPNANTSILQEAEVKKIGNPRCNMPNWWNYKVAGDMFCMSHPSGMGGPDGCEMNLGGPVSCFMPANNRYYIYGVRVYTKDCGVPRRPNIYLKVSKHFYWIQREVGDSTPPILAPIHSRSLAMCVLFAFQFS